The genomic DNA CGGTGGAGGCAAAGGTAGGAAATCTCAAATAGGAAAGGTTTCACACTTCCGTGTTATTACCTGTTTCCAGCTGCCTTTGACCACAAAGCCCGCTCTATACAAGCCGAGTTTGATAACACTGCGGCAGCCCTGAGAAGAAAACTTACAGAAGAGCTTGTAGTCTTGCAGGCAGCGACAAAGCAAGTGAGCGTCCAACTCCGGGTGCATATTAGGTTTCGAGTACATTCGTAGTGCAGTTAAGCGCCGAGGAGAGCCGGAAAGCTGCACTAAATGAACGTTTTGCTTCGCTTATGTTGGAGAAAGATGCTTTGACTATTGACATTACTGAGCTACAAAGAAGACGCTCAATCGTAAGGTTGGTTCTATGTGTAAGCAACTACTCGGACGAAATCGACAAGAAACATTCAGGTGGCAACAGACACTAAGGAGCGCGAAAATATAATGCGGGAAATCATTGTGCACCTTGATAAACTTCCTGATAGAGCGGAAGGCACCTATGTGAAATGCACTAACCCAAAGACCGCCGGAACATAATGGACTCAAGGTGCCGCGATACGAGTCGCTGGCTGTGACTTGCAAGGGCGCTCTTCCTGTACACCATTTCACACGGTCACTGCCCGCGAAAAAGTTGTGTGGTGGTTTTGTATCCTGCGATTCCGCGAGTTCCTTCATAAGTAATGGTAGAACACCTCTCTTGAAATGGGTGTTCCACAATACGCCGTGAATTTGTCCGGTTCAGGCCACCATGTTGGTAGCCACTCGCGAAATCTGGAAAGAGCTGTTCCGCTCCCGAATTCCCTGCACACCGTGACTGTAAGTGAAAGTGTGTTACGTCCAGATGGGGGAGCGTTTTGCCCACCAGTTTCTAAGTGGTTTTTGCTCGGGTCGGGAATGACTTGCCCTGAAGCTTCTCACTACTCGAACTCTCGCACCGAAGCTTGAGCTCAGCTCCTAACATAAAAGATAATGGCATTACAATGTCCACCGCTCCTTAGCAGTTGATACCTCAGCATGTCTTGAAACCTGATAGTATTCTAAGCTGTAACTAAGCTGTGCTACACAAAGAGATGTGTCacggcgagcgcgagaggctTTTCTACCTGAATGGCGCCAGAGTTGACTGGTACGGTTACCAATGCGCACACCTGCGTAAAACATCATCGCCGTAGAAACCCGATGCGGGGCGATCCCCTAGGAACTGTAAGAACAGATGGTGTCGTGCCTGCTCTCCACAAGAAAGTCACTGGTAATCTCGAACGTGAGCGCTTCGCTTTCGAGTTTGCTTTCTGGCATTTCCAAGTCTTGGGCACCTTGTAATGTAAGCCTAGGCATCTCCGCTGCGAAATACGTTAGGACTATTGTGGAACAGTCATTGCAGCGACAAACCGAGTGATGACAGAAAACATGcagtttcttcgcctcttaTGTACTGAGGCAGCACAAAGACTTTCGTCCAAAAGTCCATCATGATCCCTTCTTGCAGTGTAGAAGTGTCACGAGTATGGCAGTTGCAGCCCATGTGGCCCTTGGTCTCGGACCCTGCGGACCGAGTAGCCCTTCTACTTGTTCGAGGCATTGCGTTATTGGAATGGCAACGGTTGTAGCTAGATTCGCTGATCTAAACCTCAGCAGAATCATATTGTGTAGCGCCGCGTGTGCTTATTCTGGCATCTTGGTTGTAGATGGCCGCCTTCGTATTTGTGGACTCAATGAACACAGAAGCAATCTAATCTATCAGGGGGGCGCAAGTCTCCTACTAGATTCCTGTGCTAACCTGGTTCAGCATACGGTATGATGTGAGACTGCCAGTTTATCATTCCAGTTCCCCTTCAGGTGACGAAGACATGAGGACGCGCATTTGCGGAAGGAGCATTTATATGTCATGCAGTGTCATCGGTGAAAAACTCTAGATTTAGCATTCATCTACAGCTCAGAGCCCTTTTAATCTCGTGCACTCCATTCGCAGGACTCACGAGAGTCACGGTGTCACTCCGAAGCCTGGGAACATTGATCAGCCCCATTTTGAGGGCTTCGGATCATTAGCCGTGGGGCGGGGGTTCGGCTAACGTGCCAGCCCTGTCTACCATGGATCGCCGGGCGAATTACTTTGTTTTACGGAAGAAGTGTGCAGCACACCGTATACATGGTTCTCACTACAGCGCTGCTGAGGGCAAAATCAATTTCTCCTGTAAATAATGGGTCTGCTTTCTCTGGCATAGACCTAACTGGTCTCGTGTCCTTCGAGTGGCTCCTtcgagaggcaaacgcgttACGTCGGCATGCTCGACGCTTTCCCGGCAAGGACATGGCGTGGGAAGAACTCGAAACGGCGGTGCCACTCCTCCTTTCAAACATTCCTAGCTCAAGGTTCTAATCACTATCCTCTGAACCACGTCTGCAACCGTGTGTGGCAAGAGGCAACGCTGTGAATCCCAGCGCTTTGACCCAGGGGTAGTGTTGTCGTGATTGGTGACATGGCGCGGCCTGTTGCTTGTCCTCGCGAACTCTGCAGTGCCGGGGCCGGCTCCAGGCAGAACAGCGACAGTATCTCTATTGCATGGGAAGACAATCAACGCCTTCCAGAAGTTTTCGACCTTCGAACAGATGAATCCAGACAAGGTAGTCTTAGTTCTTCCTCAGCGACGCCCGAGATATATGAACTTGAATGGCAGCACAGCGATACCGTATATGGGGTGCCATCTGTAGCCACCGAGCAAAATGTTGTCGGCCACGCAGAGGAATTGCCTGTTTCCTCCCGCAGTGCAGAAATAAAGGAAAACCACCAGGAGTCTCAGGCGACCACTGGCTTGTTGGGAAGCTTCAACATGCTGACAACCGACACTGTCAGTCTCAAAGCTTTTTTGGCGTTTCCGCATGCTTTCCGAAGTATGGTTAACCTCATTGTCATTCGATACGAAGGATTGCAGTTGCAGAATCACCGCCTCGATTCGCTTGGGCGTCTTCCATCTCTAAAACAACTGAGATTGAAAGACTGCGGCTTACAGAACCTGGGTTTCCTAACAGCGTTTGTTGGCGGTGCACCTCTGGAGGACATTGATGTGGCCTCTAACGCTATTAGTGCACTCCCGCCTAGGACAGCTTTCAGGAGAAGAGACCACCCAAGTATCAACACACTGTCACAATGCCAGGATGACTCAACAGTAGGCCATCAGAAACAAACCGGAACATTTCCTTTATCGCTGCGCACTTTGGACCTCTCCGACAACGCGATTGAGGACGTGAACTCACTAGAGGCACTAGCTGAGTTTCCCAACCTTGAAGTTTTGCGACTGTTTGGGAACAATTTGAACAACGACCTCGCCTTCAACTCTTCGTTCACAAGCAAGCTACGGAGCTGCACGCAGCTTCAGCGATCCGTTAATGGCGCGTTTGCTTACGTCAGCTGCCCAGGAACACCTCAGCCGCCACCGACAGTAAAAGACGCTCAGGTTGGTGAAGCCGCCGAGTTACCAAGATACGAGGCTGGCACTGGTCTGCTGGATGAGCTCCGAAAGAAGACTCTCGGGAACATCGGCTGCGACAAGGAAACACAGTACGAGCAAGTGCCGGCTGTCCGCCTTCCATCTGAAACGAGAAAccctgcagctgctgcacaGGTCTCCTCTGAGAGTGGCGCGGGAGGGACCAACCAGAGCCTTCTCGTTAAAGAAGAATGCCCACATTGTGCCGCCCAGGCGGAACCACAGCAGCGGGCCGTCACTGTCCAACCTGAGCAGAGAGATACCAACGCTTGTCCAGGTAAGAAAGAGAAATGATCAGACGGCATAGTGAGCTTCGGACCAATTCAGTGTGTCAGACGGATGGGCTGGTGAGGCCACCAATTTACCGTAGTACACTAGACGATCCACCTCACGAAGTACAGAGCACTTGCACGCGAAGTGGGGAAAGCAGTCTGGGAAGGATTTGCCCTACTGCTTCGGATGAGGTTCATTGAAGTTTCGGGTACTTGGACGCGTGTGCAACATTTCTCTGGCTGAAGCAGGAATGGCAATCGTGTACCAGTTTTAATTGTGAGCCTCTCAGCGTACCAGTTCGTGCCAAAGCAGGCGCAAACCTCTTTCAGGCCGCTCCCCGTCATGTGCAGGCCTGGGTTTGGATAGTAGGCTCGATACCCGAGAACTGGACTCTTCGGCGCAACGTGAGAAACTTCTTCGGCGATCGTCTACCATTGGTCAACTCGGTGTTACGAATCTCTCGGAGTTCTCTGGTGACTGTGCTCAAGCGGTTCTTGAGCTCATAAAGAAACCGACAGTTGCCGCAGACGAGCCCTTTCTAAACAGGACTGCTCCGCGCGGCTCAAGTGAAGGCAAGAAGAGATCCGTGTCTGAGGGAAGCAGACGCCTTACAGTTAGCCAAGACGTCGGGCAGCATCGTACCCGGGCAGAGGCGCATTCAGCGGGTGAACGGTGTCCGTGTAGGGGACCGACGCCAGTAGCCACCAGCGCGTTCCGCAGTTTTTgcaaggaggaagaagggacggcAGACGCCTTCCAATCCGATATCCAaactcttctctctgtgtacCAAAATAGTAAAGCCGCCGAGGCTGCTCTTCGGTCTCAGCAGCAGCAGTGTTACTTAGCCGCATTCCAGAGAGACATCCAGGCAAGTGCTCATCTCGAGAGATGTAACGAGCACCTCATCAGGCTGCAAAGAGCTCGTCGAGCCTTCATTGCTGGACTCCACCGCCTTACTCAAACCTCCGGGACGGCTCGCCTCTACGAGCAGACAGCGACAGCTCTTGCACAGCTGGAAAGTATCCGGCACAGCCTACCGGCAGTTAACATTCCCGGGGCGACCGGACTCACAATCCGTATTTTGCAGGTAAAATGGCGCACCGTCATtgaagaaacacacagcgGATTTTCACGTAGCACCGGCTCACTTTGCTGGGACATCCT from Neospora caninum Liverpool complete genome, chromosome VIII includes the following:
- a CDS encoding putative leucine rich repeat protein, encoding MLTTDTVSLKAFLAFPHAFRSMVNLIVIRYEGLQLQNHRLDSLGRLPSLKQLRLKDCGLQNLGFLTAFVGGAPLEDIDVASNAISALPPRTAFRRRDHPSINTLSQCQDDSTVGHQKQTGTFPLSLRTLDLSDNAIEDVNSLEALAEFPNLEVLRLFGNNLNNDLAFNSSFTSKLRSCTQLQRSVNGAFAYVSCPGTPQPPPTVKDAQVGEAAELPRYEAGTGLLDELRKKTLGNIGCDKETQYEQVPAVRLPSETRNPAAAAQVSSESGAGGTNQSLLVKEECPHCAAQAEPQQRAVTVQPEQRDTNACPAYQFVPKQAQTSFRPLPVMCRPGFGYKAAEAALRSQQQQCYLAAFQRDIQASAHLERCNEHLIRLQRARRAFIAGLHRLTQTSGTARLYEQTATALAQLESIRHSLPAVNIPGATGLTIRILQAAQDYSPGGLAARAGSVSSDLRRQVITLEKEVQGLLLLFEDDVLKSGKLAMLCRSPAASTVECIPLQSEISRDVLDTKLVTRKEST